The following proteins are co-located in the Leptospira dzoumogneensis genome:
- a CDS encoding flagellar basal body P-ring protein FlgI, whose translation MKRAILLFIIFSVSLSGAEVRLKDLAKIEGIRDNQITGYGIVVGLPGTGDSKTPMTTESMKNYLKNLGVDANLKPEQTKNIASVLITANIPSYARKGDRLDVTVSSIGDAKSLEGGVLLQSPLKTANDKIYAVASGVISFGGKENSAGGLGRASKKTVGIVHAGAIVETELKEDFFSNQRVVIRLNSQDFSLMNNVINRIKETVPEKFGLKAESIQALTPSEIVIEVGAGFSAKSPGLLNLLSDLENITVESNPRAKVVINERSGVIVMGGNITIDEVAVARSGLSLSVADKNRRPTRLSGEKPPTKESFVIEEATQVSDVVEALNKVGASTKDIIAILEALKAAGALHAELEIQ comes from the coding sequence ATGAAAAGAGCAATTTTACTTTTTATAATATTCTCGGTATCACTTTCCGGTGCGGAAGTTCGTTTAAAAGACCTAGCTAAGATAGAAGGGATCAGGGATAATCAGATAACCGGATACGGGATCGTAGTCGGTCTGCCCGGCACTGGAGATTCTAAAACCCCGATGACCACCGAGAGTATGAAAAATTATCTCAAGAACCTGGGAGTGGATGCAAATCTTAAGCCGGAACAAACTAAAAATATAGCATCCGTATTAATAACCGCTAATATTCCTTCTTATGCTCGTAAGGGTGATAGACTGGATGTGACTGTTTCTTCCATCGGGGACGCAAAGTCTTTAGAAGGAGGAGTTCTTCTCCAATCTCCTTTGAAAACTGCGAATGATAAAATTTATGCGGTTGCAAGCGGCGTTATCTCTTTCGGCGGAAAAGAAAATAGCGCAGGAGGCTTAGGCAGAGCCTCTAAAAAAACCGTAGGAATAGTCCACGCAGGCGCAATCGTAGAAACGGAATTGAAAGAAGATTTTTTTTCCAACCAAAGAGTGGTCATTCGTTTGAACAGCCAAGACTTCTCCTTGATGAATAATGTGATCAATCGTATCAAAGAAACCGTTCCTGAAAAATTCGGATTAAAAGCGGAATCTATCCAAGCTTTAACTCCTTCCGAGATAGTTATAGAAGTGGGTGCCGGATTTTCCGCTAAGTCTCCGGGTTTACTCAATCTTCTTTCCGATCTGGAAAACATCACTGTAGAATCGAATCCAAGAGCAAAAGTAGTCATCAACGAAAGATCCGGAGTCATCGTAATGGGTGGAAACATCACAATCGATGAAGTTGCGGTCGCTAGATCCGGCTTAAGTCTTTCCGTTGCGGATAAGAATAGAAGACCTACAAGACTCAGCGGAGAAAAACCTCCTACGAAAGAATCTTTCGTGATAGAGGAGGCCACTCAGGTCTCCGATGTAGTGGAAGCATTGAATAAAGTAGGAGCTTCCACAAAAGATATTATAGCAATTTTAGAAGCATTGAAGGCGGCGGGTGCTCTTCATGCGGAACTGGAGATACAATAA
- the flgA gene encoding flagellar basal body P-ring formation chaperone FlgA gives MSFRSFILFCILTGLFVSGSEKVEGMEAVYLRGKLLTQKKEVLLSEIAKLPDGMKDKIVLKNLNAPVIIRPESLKDVLAGIPVSGKETLVLPLDSELDPEDLEESLKKEVLKLPQDREGDFKISYLSGERFVPSQGVELKWAGLPQVIHPGQVVASLDFYFENRKVHTQRIKFKLERRTNALFAKKEIRKGQKLQADDLEERTVYMEESFTDGISGKDIGSTALKDLQTGELLRKKQFRFLFDVQRGGDVNLVYTKGNLVVKSKTKALSSGNIGEIVDVSSHSKEGKISARVVEKGTVLLEN, from the coding sequence ATGAGTTTCCGTTCTTTCATCCTATTCTGCATCTTAACCGGACTTTTTGTGTCCGGTTCGGAAAAGGTAGAAGGAATGGAAGCGGTCTATCTACGAGGAAAACTTCTCACCCAAAAAAAGGAAGTTTTACTTTCAGAGATCGCAAAACTTCCGGACGGGATGAAAGACAAGATTGTATTAAAAAATCTGAATGCACCTGTTATTATTCGCCCGGAAAGCCTGAAGGATGTTCTGGCAGGAATTCCGGTTTCCGGAAAAGAAACCTTAGTTTTACCTTTGGATTCCGAATTGGATCCGGAAGACTTGGAAGAAAGCCTGAAAAAAGAAGTTTTGAAACTTCCTCAAGACAGAGAAGGTGATTTTAAAATTTCCTATTTGAGCGGGGAAAGATTTGTTCCAAGCCAAGGTGTGGAACTAAAATGGGCAGGACTTCCTCAAGTCATTCATCCCGGACAAGTTGTAGCTTCTTTGGACTTTTATTTCGAGAATAGAAAGGTCCATACCCAAAGGATCAAATTCAAATTGGAAAGAAGAACGAATGCTCTCTTCGCCAAAAAAGAGATCCGCAAGGGACAAAAACTGCAGGCAGACGATCTGGAAGAAAGAACTGTCTATATGGAAGAATCATTTACGGACGGGATTTCCGGTAAGGATATAGGCTCCACTGCACTGAAGGATCTGCAAACAGGGGAACTTCTCCGCAAAAAACAATTTAGGTTCTTATTCGACGTGCAAAGAGGCGGGGACGTAAACCTAGTTTATACTAAGGGAAACCTGGTAGTAAAGTCCAAGACAAAAGCATTAAGTTCCGGTAATATTGGAGAAATAGTAGACGTTTCTTCTCATTCCAAAGAAGGAAAAATTTCCGCAAGAGTAGTAGAGAAGGGCACAGTCCTTTTAGAGAATTGA
- a CDS encoding flagellar basal body L-ring protein FlgH, whose product MIRSLKFILPLLFLSGMIALFAQDLSQWQDKNPYSRSQNLRVGTTIFVKLKEGFTAEFEIESTADENITIKAVPDKKVIPDNPAYNTDRTIVRKNKGKIKSLGKLKGNLTAVVTAIDTNTGLLTLQGQRSSTYNGEPSQVLLTGRLSPEFISRDNSVDADRIADLQIQFTGRIEPKNLQPPITLKTINNPDGTVTVKAELSEEEKQRYILEQLNRLLGESR is encoded by the coding sequence ATGATCCGTAGTTTGAAATTTATACTTCCACTTCTATTTTTATCCGGAATGATCGCGCTTTTTGCTCAGGATCTATCCCAATGGCAGGATAAAAATCCTTACTCCAGAAGCCAAAATCTGAGAGTAGGAACTACTATATTCGTAAAATTGAAAGAAGGTTTTACTGCGGAGTTCGAGATCGAATCCACTGCGGATGAAAATATCACTATCAAGGCTGTGCCTGATAAAAAAGTGATCCCTGATAATCCTGCTTACAATACGGACCGCACAATCGTCCGTAAGAATAAAGGTAAGATCAAATCTTTAGGTAAACTAAAAGGAAATCTGACTGCTGTAGTAACGGCGATAGATACAAATACCGGTCTTTTAACATTACAAGGACAACGTTCTTCTACTTATAATGGGGAACCTTCTCAAGTTCTTTTGACTGGAAGATTATCTCCTGAGTTTATTTCCAGAGACAACTCTGTGGATGCGGATCGTATTGCCGATCTGCAGATCCAGTTCACCGGTAGAATTGAACCTAAAAATTTACAACCTCCTATCACTTTAAAAACGATCAATAACCCTGATGGAACCGTGACCGTTAAAGCGGAACTATCTGAAGAAGAAAAACAAAGATATATTCTGGAACAGTTGAACCGTTTATTGGGAGAGTCCAGATGA